DNA from Prunus persica cultivar Lovell chromosome G6, Prunus_persica_NCBIv2, whole genome shotgun sequence:
GAAACTATGACGAACAGAACCCAAGGGACTCAAACAACCTAGAAAATGtcttttagaaaagaaaaatttacaaaGTTAATTGTAGCATGCAAATATGCAGACACTGCATGTTATGTTGTAACAGAGAGATCAGGTAGTGAAAACACTTGTATTGGCCTTTGATTCATTGTATAATGAGTAAATTAAAAGATCTGATTTTGATACATTATGAAATAGGACAAGTTGATGACCACAAAAGGAGCAAGATAATTATCTATAGTAGGAATTgatatttgttcttttcttgaaGTCTTCTTCCTTAGTTGTTTCCTTGGTCTCACGATGCTCAGATATCCTGTAGGTCTTGTATTTATGGCGTTTGGTCCAAGTTATGCTTATTCTCTCATCAGATTGTTGTACGGACAGAAATGGAGTGATGGGGAGGCATCAACAGCCCTTCGATATTATTGCATTTATATAATTGTTCTGGCTATGAATGGTGAGTAATGCTCTGATTCTTCTTGTCAATATTCGCAGGCATATGAGCCATAGTTAGAGGAATATCAAGCAACATGTACTTGAGTTAATGCTTTTCTATTTTATGGGTCTTTATGATTTCTTTATTCTATTACTAATTATGGCATAATATTAATGagatatgaaattttttatggcTACTTCCTTTCGAATGATGAATTCCCTTATTTTTGAAGTAAAGGAATTCGTATTAAGATGTAGTAAGGCCGCTAAGGACTAGGATACTAAAGTGGTGGTGattgtttgaaaaaataaatcgtATGTGTGGCAGGATCCATTGACAATCTGCTAAAGTCTTTCATTTGGAACTGGTACCCCTTTTatatcatcaatttttggttGTGTTTGGTGTTAACTTAAAGATCTTACTGCTGTGCCTAAAAGGTATCAAGCTAGAACTGAGATTGTGCTTTGGTTTTACATCAGGAACATCTGAATCATTTCTACATGCCGTTgcaaaagagaagcaactagTACAGTCAAACCTTTCAACGTTTATGTTCGCAATAATACATGTAGTACTGAATATCCTGCTGATCAACTCAGCTGGTGCAGTTGGCTTAATTTTGGCAAACTCAATAAGTATCCTTTTCCTGGTTTAGGCAGTTTTCTTAAGGTTTATTTGGTAAAGCTTTTGCCTTATATTTTCtgttactttttaaaattaaagtcactagttatttttcatttttttcaaagaaagcAGCTGCTACATTTTGCAGATGCTTTTGTCAGAAGAGTAAGAACATAAGGTTGCTGCTTTTCCCGTGTACAAAGCTCACAGTATAGAAATGTCTTTATTCAACTTTTGGTGCATTTGacctgaaatttttttgagacATAGAAATGtctttattcaaattttcttttctgtttttgtttcacAAAAAATTACATGACACGGCAATATAGATGACATCATCAGTCTGGAATGGTGTTGATCGGTAAGTAATGTGCATTGTGAGCAATTGCAATTCAATTTATTGGTTCTAGTCTCTGGTTTCTTGACATGGTAAAGATATGATCCTGAGAATAGCGTACTCTGGGGTATTCATCAAGCAATATTTCCAGGTATGATGTTAATTATTTATCTCGCATGTTTTGTGAATGATTTTAACCTCATAGGCTTGTATGTGCtaatttttcttctgtctTCACAGGATTCctcctcattttctttttacagATGCTTACCTTCAGGATGGAAGGTCCTACTGTTTTCAGGGATAACAACTATTATTTCTGAGAGGATATTTCTGGACAGGGAGAATTTCTGGCCGACTTTCTTTGTTCATTTCTCCATTGGGGTCACTTGCTTCTGCATGTCGTCGTTTGTCTTGTATGTTCTTGTGCCCTGTGTCCGCTTTGAAATTGTTATTGTCGTGCTACTCTTACTGATTTGCACATGAGAATATTCATCACCTGTAATATTTTCCTCAACAGATATCGCCGCGAGAGATCCTTCATCAACAGAATTATCCGCTTCCGCGATCACTCGGACTAAGAAAACAGACTTTTCATGATCCATCTAAGCGTGTAGAGAATATTTATTTGCCACTAATCTGATTGACAACTTCTTACATGCGTATCTGGGTATGAGGATTACCGATTACAATGCAGAAAAAACAACAGGATGGGATTAATGATACCTATGGAAGGTAACTGTAAGCACCTACTGATATATCTATGTAATTGTTTGAGTATGTATGCATTAATGAGAAAGAAATAGGTGGCTGGATTATAGACAACTGCACAAGGGAGAACCCATTTATTGGGAATTTTTAGAGAATTTATACCAGAAAGATTTCATTACATTTCATATGTGGGAACTTTCAAAGCAGGGATATTATCATGTAAATCTCCTTATCATAAGAACTAGAATTACTGCAATAGCTCTTTTATATGGTGATTTTTAGATGGTTTTGaatgaataaaaattaaagttgATGACTGCTTTGACCTTGATCCAATATTACTACGCATAAACATGATGAAATTTAATGGCAAAGAAGAATGTTTGTTCATTATTAATACTTGGTCAATTTGTCTTCATAGCTCATACAAAAGTGTACATTACATTTGGATTAACTGGTCAAACCATACCAACCGCTAAAGTTTATaattgggtttctttctttcaaagcATTATTGGAGAGGATGCTATTATTGCACATAAATTATGTTTTTAGTCAACATAATTGGCAGCAATTATTATATGTAATTTAGGAATattgaaaatcagaaaactCATTGCCATACGAAACAGCGATATCAAAGAATTGATAGGACCATAAACAACAAATGTCGACATGCCAATGAAGATATGGGTCTAAATTGATCCACGTAGCCATCTCTCTAGGGTTCCAATTTTCATGGTTGAGAACTTGAGACTAAAGAGTCCATTGATGGCCAACCCCTCTCGCTCCATGGTCTATGCTAGAGGTTTGGTATAATAATAAGACCTATTATAGGTTTCACACTAATCAACCACCATTAAACatcttaattttaatttcttaataaCACAAACTTGCATTTTTAGTCGAAATTCTGTGCACAAATAGATTTATCGACTAATCGAGAAAAAGTTTGCACATACTGAACAATCAATTTCCACCATAAATTGACAAATTTAATTTGTAAGACAATCTGACATTTTACATTATCATATATCATATTTAGATAGACATATCAATCTCTATGGCATATAGAAGATTACTCATTAATGCATACCAAAAGAAATTGCTTTCCAAATAatagtaaaaagaaaagaaaaaaaaaaaaaagttactgtGTAGTTAGTATAGTAGTAGTGGGGAAGGTAGAAAGTAAAAGGCAGTGTAAGTATAAATGAAAATCCACCGACGCTTAGACCTGGATTGAGAGAtttgagagacagagagagcgAGCGTCTGGTTGGGAATCGCGATCGTCCCACCAGCCGGCCCCAGACACACACAGAGTCCCCCCAGACTCAGAGACAGAGACGAccggaagaagaagacgacgaTCGGACGGTTGAGGCGTTGTGGAAATGACGTCATCATCGGGCGGTGGAAGGTATATGTCGTACTCGCCGTCGCCGTCGGCACCTCACTCTCCTCACCTCTCCGGCCTTCGCTCCGCCTCATCCGCAGCTCTCGTCGCCGCCGAGCAAGAAAAGTATGTCGCGAGATCTGTTCTTAATTTATCGATTCCCTAGATTTCTTGTGAAGAAGAAAGCTTGAgcttgattgattgatttgttGACTTTTATCAAttatcctcatcatcatcataataAATATCGttattttttggcttttttctttttctttttgcgaAGCATGATGTTGTATAATAATAGCTTTACTCTCTGTGTTTCCAGATATCTATCTGAATTACTTGCGGAGCGCCACAAACTCGGTCCATTTTTGCCTTTGCTACCGCATTGCTGCAGGTTAATAAACCAAGGTCAGTTTCGAACTTTGAATTAAGCGTGTTATTGTTTATCTAAAGTGCTTTTATGGGTACAATTGCAATGTTCAAATGTGAAGACTCTGCGATCAGTAACTGCTCAACCCGAATCAAACGATTCGAATAACTTCACAGGTTATATGAGGACATACCCTTTTCATCTAACATGATTATGCGAAGTGGTGAAGCATAGTACTATTAGAAATTAATCACTGCTCAACTCACTTAATAGACTCGTAATTACTTTAACTTGGTTATATGTGCTAAGTTATTAGAGATGCTAATGATCCTGCTAATCAAATTTGTTGAGTTTAGTTTATGCTCGCACTTCCTAATGATATGTAATGGATTACAAGGATAAGCAACTACTAAGTTGGGACTAATTGTCTCGTGATTTCATTTAGCTCGAGCTACATTGTATTGCATGCCTGTAGGCTGTATGTATTGAGAAATCCAATGAAGGATGCTGAGCTCATCTAAAAAATTCAGGGGTACTTTGTTTCATGGGGTAGAATTATCAAAACCATCACTTAGTGTATTGGTTTGGAATGCCAGTTCCAACTCAAAATTCGTAATTGTTGGAAAGTATTGAAGAGGTGTACATATCACAGGCAACTGGTTTGCATATGAAGAACAACAGGATTATAATGATTGCGTGTGCAATACCATTACTTCAATCCCTCCTTGATTATGTCTCTTCTAGCACCTAGTTCTTTCACATACCTCGGATGTAGGAGATAGGTTACCTTGTTTAGTCTGACTTGGAGTTCAATGTTTAGTTCTCGGTTTCTCTTATAgaccttgtttttcttatttgtttataCAAATGATTTTTTTCCCGAAATAACTGttgaagaaatatttttttagacCAAAAGGGAGGATAATAGTAAAATCTTGTGTTTATCAGCGGGAAAGATGCTGACATAACAAGCATTGggtgttttcattttaattagaGGATAACAATTGATAAACCTGGCCGTCATATATAAAGTGATACTGCCAATGTGACTTGGTCTTTGGATGTTTATGGTGGGACCCTCCTTTTGCCAACCATCTCTCCTTTCTACGAACACAGATACCTAAAGACTATGAAATCACCTGTCCCAACCAAAAGGTGAACCTTTCTGAGGTAAAGGTTTTTGACTTGTAGTCTATCTTGTAATCCAACATTAGCAAATTCATTCACCAAGTTCCTAGCTGAAGACATAGCTTGATCcataagtttttctttctttttttttgcgaGGGCTTGTTGTTTGCTTCTCTATGGGTATTTGttcttttggttttccttCTCTCCGGGAGGAATCTAAGTATTTTTGTTAGAATCGTAATATTGACATTGATTTCTCAGGTTTTAGCGGTTTTGGTGTTATCATATCAGGTGGTGATGTTTTGTGGATGTATATTCTTTTATGGGGTTTTGCCCCTCTATTAACTTGGGTTCTCGTGTATTCTTTTCTGATGGTGTTCATAACTATTGTTACAATTAATAGGCTTCCTTTCTTTATTAACTTTCTCATTACTTTGATGTTACAGTACTCTTTTGAAGTTAAATTTATTACATGGGGGAAACATTGATTTTAACTGACTCAGAAGAAAAATCCGTGTTGTCTCTCCATTTTGTGGTGACTGCTAACCTTATAACAAATGCTAACCGGTACATCTTATTCTTGAAAATTGACATTTTTGGAGCAGAAATATTGCGTGTAACTACACTGTTGGGGAATGCATCAGTTTTAGGTCAAAGTGGGCTTGAACATGCTAGCCCCCTGGCTTCTGGAGGAATGTTTTCAAATGGAGGTGCTGATGTGAACGGATGGGCTTCACGGTTTCAATCAGAAGTACGGATACTAACCATTAACTTAACATAACCTTATTTTCCATCTAATTTTACTGTCTTTTAGAAGCATTTCTGACACGGCTTTTACATTTCATGCTAACTCTTAACATTTGTTTAGGTGCCTGCAATTAATTTGCCATTTTGAGACAGGTAGTCTGAAGCTAACATCAACAACCAAATGATAATCAATTAGCTTTGCTTCTGGAATTCTACTTCAATTGATATGGTTCTCCATTTATTCTGACTTTGTCTGTTTGTTGAGTATTTCGAGTATATGACATATTATTAGATCTTACACTTGGCATGAGATGCAATTCCTAGTAGTAATACAGAGCATTGAAAAGAGTTTGTCCAATCTAAAGGAGATTATTGGACTCCTGGTTTTCCTGTGTAGAGTACTGACCCTTCGGTTATGTTTGTTGTTGAGTTTGCCTGACAAGGCACAGccatttttcattattaataTGGTGTTGAAACATTTCAGCTACTGAATGCCTCTGTATGCAAGAGGGATTGCAAAATGATATTATTGTTGGTAATGgtattcattttatatttacTGTCCTTGAAATTCATTGTTTTCGACAGTCGTATATATCAGGAAATTTTCCGAGTTCCATTGTATCTGTTAAGGTGTacatttttctctctgtttaGTTATTTATTCTTTACATTCTTCAAAGCTGTAATGATGTATCCCTAATGAGTTTCTTTTTTAGGATCTTGGAGGTTCTTCGAGGACCAATATCTTATGTTCTCATATGTGTagtgaaatatataaataacgGATCCCTATATGTTATGTTAGGTTTTAACGTACTTGGATTCCACTGCCCAGATGTCAGGTTTATTACAGCCTTCATCAACACAAAACTGGCTTAATTCTCCAAGTAGCTCATCTGGTCTAATTGTTAAGCGAACAATCCGAGTGGATATTCCAGTGGACAAATATCCTAATGTATGGATGAACTGCTAGATCCTGTTAATTTCTCAAtgtatttctcttttgttgTCTGACATCATTTTATTATTGCAGTATAACTTTGTTGGACGGTTGTTGGGCCCTAGGGGGAACTCTCTTAAACGAGTGGAAGCAACTACTGAGTGCCGTGTTCTGATTAGGGGCCGTGGTAGCATAAAGGATCCGACGAGGGTAATAATGagacttttcttctttgatgaTTGCACTGATTTCACATTCATGCATACCAAAAGTATGAACATCTGTTGCGCTATGCTGTAAATGAGAATTTCCGTTTATTCAGTCCTCATTGTGAGGATCTAATGTTAGTTCACTGTACTATTTTTGTTCTGAAGGAAGAAATGATGAGAGGAAAGCCAGGGTATGAACATTTGAACGAGCCTCTTCATATTCTGGTGGAGGCAGAACTACCAGTTGAAATTATTGATGCTCGTTTATCACAAGCACGTGAGGTACTTGAAGATTTACTCAGGCCTGTGGTATGTTCTCTCCTCTTATTTGGAAAAGGTTTTCCTCTTCCTGGCAAGttaattttgtgaattctGCCTGCAAAACAGCAAAACTCTTGACCATGTTTTGGAATAATTTAGGCACTAATTGggttccttttccttttcaaaatatattattaggATGAGTCTCAGGATTTCTACAAGAAACAGCAGCTGCGAGAGTTGGCAATGCTCAATGGTACACTTCGTGAAGAGGGTTCTCCAATGTCTGGTTCTGTGTCACCCTTCCACAACAGTCTTGGTATGAAGAGGGCCAAAACCAGGGGGTAGTGGATGCTCTTCTTGGAGGGCTCTCGGAGCTTGTTTGTTAATTTCTGCCACTAAACAGCAGTTTCCACGCCACAGGTGTTGCTGTGTCAGCCAATCCAACAACTGCCATCGGGGCACTGGCAACACCATTGTGTGCCAGTTCTAACTTGTTTCTATATCAAGTGTGTGTACCTACTGGTCGGGGGGAGGTTGACGTATCGCATAAACAGGGACAGTTTGATTTCGGGGGGTTTGCTTTTGTATGTTGCATTAGACAGTTTGGTCAGAGCATTTGCTCTCCAAGCCGGTCCTTATACTATTATAAGCATGTGATGACAGTTTTGTTACCGTCTTGGGGTTTCTGTGAGTAAGCTATGGCATGGTGTGTATACGAATAGTGAGGCAAACATATGATCTACCCGAAGCATGTTGTCTGGGTTGGAGTATGTTGTACCGTCTAGATTGAATTGGACTTGTTAAAagaattctttgttttgttctagAGAGTCACTTTTCATGTTATTTGTTGCTTCTTGCTCTAACATTTTTGGTTGTCATATTTGTCGTCAACAAtgagttttgtaattttagttCTGTTAAAGTTGCTGTGTGTATGTTTTTACAGGTCCAGACCGAAAAATAAGTGGTTG
Protein-coding regions in this window:
- the LOC18772777 gene encoding KH domain-containing protein At5g56140 isoform X2, with amino-acid sequence MTSSSGGGRYMSYSPSPSAPHSPHLSGLRSASSAALVAAEQEKYLSELLAERHKLGPFLPLLPHCCRLINQEILRVTTLLGNASVLGQSGLEHASPLASGGMFSNGGADVNGWASRFQSEMSGLLQPSSTQNWLNSPSSSSGLIVKRTIRVDIPVDKYPNYNFVGRLLGPRGNSLKRVEATTECRVLIRGRGSIKDPTREEMMRGKPGYEHLNEPLHILVEAELPVEIIDARLSQAREVLEDLLRPVDESQDFYKKQQLRELAMLNGTLREEGSPMSGSVSPFHNSLGMKRAKTRG
- the LOC18772777 gene encoding KH domain-containing protein At5g56140 isoform X1, whose product is MTSSSGGGRYMSYSPSPSAPHSPHLSGLRSASSAALVAAEQEKYLSELLAERHKLGPFLPLLPHCCRLINQEILRVTTLLGNASVLGQSGLEHASPLASGGMFSNGGADVNGWASRFQSEVLTYLDSTAQMSGLLQPSSTQNWLNSPSSSSGLIVKRTIRVDIPVDKYPNYNFVGRLLGPRGNSLKRVEATTECRVLIRGRGSIKDPTREEMMRGKPGYEHLNEPLHILVEAELPVEIIDARLSQAREVLEDLLRPVDESQDFYKKQQLRELAMLNGTLREEGSPMSGSVSPFHNSLGMKRAKTRG